The genomic window GCCCGTCCCGAAATAGACCTGGCCTTCGATCAGCGACTGGTTCGAAGTCAGGTCGGCCCGCTGCCGGGTATAGCCGGGCGTGTTCACATTCGCGATGTTGTGGCCCACCACATTGAGGGCCGACTGCTGGGCCTGGAGGCCCGTAAGCCCGAGGTAGAGACTGGCATTGAGTCCGGGCATGGGAGTCTCCTAGGCCTTTTCGTACAGGCGGGGAGCCAGGCCAGAGGCGTCGGCAGGAATGCCATTCCGGCCATAACCGGGATTCCCCGACAAGCCGATGAGCGTCGCCCGAAGGGGCGACTGCAGCCCCGCCAGGAGGGTCTGGATGGAGGTGAGACGGCGCTTCAGAGCCAGGGCGCCAGCCTGATCCTCCGGCCAACCCACCAGTTCGGACCAGCGGATCTTGGTCAGAAGGGTGGCCGGATCCTCCCCTGCAACGAGTCTGGACTCGAGCGCATCCAGGAGTTCGGGCACGGCATGCAGCATGGAAGGCCTCCTCATGGGTCTTCCGGCAAGCCTCAGGCCAACAGGTCCAGGTGCGGGTCGGCACCCTCTGCCGGGCTTTCTTCGGCTTCTTCGTCAGAGGCACCAGTGCCCTCGCCCTGGTTGCCCCGCTGCCCCTGGCGCTCCGAGAGCCGCAGCTCATCGGATTCGGCGACCTCCGGCACTTCCGCCATGGCCTCAGCCAGCTTCGCATCGAAGGCCTGCCGCCGGGCCTGCTCCCGCTGCACCTGCGCCCCGCCGTCCATGGCCAGCCGAACCGTCTCGATGGCGGCGGTCTGCAGAATTTGGCGCTGTCCCAGGGGGCTGATCATGTCCTCACGACGGGGACCTCGGGGCTAGGAACGATGTCCCTTCGCCAGATGCTCACGAATGAGCCCCTCGGCCACGGCCTCTCCATCGGGGTGGTAGGCATCCGCATCAAGTTGATTTTTAAGGGCTTCCACCTTTTCAGCCCGAATATCCGGGGTCACCGCCAGAACCTCCTGGGCCACGGCCATAAGCTGGGCCGAAGAGGAGACCTGGACGGCGTCTGAAGCAGGCGCCGGTGCGACGGCCGCAGCCGAGGGCGTGGCGGATCCCTTGGACCCGGACACGCTCTGGGAGCCACTGACGCCACCCGGTTTGCCACTGATGCGCATATTCACCTCGACAAGGCTCCTATCGGCAGTTTGCCGGAATCCCTCAACTCGTCGGGTGTCGTGATTTTTTTGTCGGTTTTTTCGTGCTGGTTCCAGCTTTCCTTCAGGCGATCCGCGAGGCCCCATCCATGGCCGGTGGAGACGGCCTGGTCCACCACGGCCTGGTCCATCAGGTACTCGTAGGTCGAGCGCGACTGGCCGGAATCCCCCAGCAATCCCGAGGGTTCCACGGTCTTGCGCATGGTCTGGAAGAGGAGGCCCATGAGCAGGCCCTCGAACTGCCGTGCCGCCTTGTCGGTCTTTTCCGCCGGACCGGGCAGGGCCTTCATCCCCTGGGCCTGGGTCAGGGGATCGGCGGTGGGCAGCGCGCCAAGGCCGATCACAGCACCCTCAGTTCAGCCTGGAGGGCTCCGGCTTCCTTGATGGCCTGGAGGATGGCCACCATGTCCCGGGGGCTGACGCCCATGCTGTTGAGCATTTCCGCGAGCTTACCCACGCTCACGCCGGGTTCGACATTGAGCGTCTTGGGCTTTTCCTCCACGGCGGCAACATCCTTCTTGGTCGCGGTGACGGTCTTGCCCTGGCTGAAGGGCGCGGGCTGGCTCACCAGCGGCGTGGAACTGACCATGATGCTGAGACCGCCCTGCACGATGCTCACGGCGCCGATGCGGACTTCGGATCCCAGGATGACGGTCCCCGTGCGCTCGTTCACCACGACCCGGGCCCGGGGCTGCAGCTGCACACTCAGGTTCTCCAGCCGGGCCACGAGCTCGACGGCCCGACCCTGGTACTCCTTCGGAATCTGCACATCCACCGTGCGGGCATCCAGGGGCTGGGCCACCTTCTCGCCAAGCTCTTCGTTGATGCTGTGCACCACCCGGATGGCCGTCGTGAAGTCCTCTTCCATCAGGCTGTACCGCAGGGAGTTCCGGGCATTGAAGTTCCCGCCCACCTCGCGCTCGATGAGGGCGCCTTCCGGCACCCGGCCCACCGTCGGATGGTTCTTCGTGACTGAGGCGCCCCCGGCCGCGGCGCTGAATCCGCCCACCAGCAAGGGGCCCTGGGCCACCGCGTAGGTCTGGCTGTCCGGGCCCTGCAGGGCCGTCATCAGCAGAATGCCGCCGGCCAGGGACTTCGCGTCGCCGGTGCTGGACACGGTCACATCGATGCGGGAGCCCGTCCGGGCGAAGGGGGGCAACTCCGCCGTCACCATGACTGCCGCGATGTTCTTCACCTTCACCGTCGTCGGATTGACTGTCAACCCTTGACGGGACAGGAGGTTGGTCAGCGATTGCACGGTGAACTTCGTCTGGTCCTTGTCACCGGTTCCGTCCAGGCCCACCACCACGCCGTAGCCCAGCAGCTGGTTGCCGCGGACGCCCTGGAGCCGGGCCACATCCCGGAGGCGGGATTCGATCTTCTTTTCAGGCTTGACCGCATCCGCTCCGAAGAGCGTGAGGGCCGCGAGGAACAGGGCTGCGATGCGCATGGAAGCCTCCTAGAAGGGCCAGATGTAGGCCAGCAGCCGGCTGATGTAGCCCGGCTTGAGGGTCTCGTCCACCACGCCCTGGCCACCGTAGCCGATGCGCAGTTCCGCCACCTGGCCGGAGGCGATGCTGTTGTCCTTGTCGAGCCGGTTCGGATCGATCATGCCCGCCACATAGAGACGCTGCGTCTCGTTGTTGAGCTGGATGTCGCGGTAGCCTTCGACGATCAGGTTCCCGTTACCGATGACCTTGACCACCCGGGCGGTGACGACCGTGGTGAAGGTCGCGCTGCGCCCCGTGGTCCCGGTGCCGGCGAACTTGTTGGTGTTGGCGGTCGTCTTGTCGGAGGTGCTGCTGCCGATGCCGAATCCCGAGAGCGCACCGAACAGGTTGGGGCTGCTCAGCTTATTGCTACCATCCCGCTTGGTCGTCACATCGGCCTTGCTGATGGCATTGGTGCTTTCCGTGATGCGCAGGGTCACCAGGTCGTTCACCCGGAAGGCCCGGAGGTCGGCCACGAAGGGCCGGTCCCGCCAGAGGCTGCCCTCACTCAGGGGCTGGGCGGCCGGGGCCTCCTCCACCAGGGGAATGGCCGGCTTCTTCACCAGGTTGGGGTCGTGGCGACGGGGAATGGAGCAACCGATCCCGACCAGCACCAGGGCAATAGGCAGCATTTTCCGCATCACAGGCCTCCACGCCTAGACAGGGCGAGGAGGATGCCAAAAGGCTCAGGCCAGCGTCACCAGTACCCGGTCGTAGCCTGCAAAATCCTGATGGACCATGGCTTTACTCCAGCCAGCCCCCAAAGCCCGGCGGCATAACTCGCCCCCCTGCCCAGCGCCGATCTCCAGGAGGCAGGCCGGGGCTTGCCGCTTTCGGGCCTGGATCAGCAGCTCGGCGGAAAGGGCCAGGCCCCGATCCGGGGCGAACAGGGCTGAGGCCGGTTCGAACCCCAGCTCCCGCTGAAGACTCGGCTGGTCGGCCGGATCCACATAGGGCAGATTGGCCACCACCAGGCCGAGGGGCTCTGGCACCGGGTCCAGCAGGCTGCCTTCGAAAAAGGCCACCGGGGCCTTCAGGGCCTCGGCATTCGCGCGGGCCACCGCCAGGGCGCCGGGGCTCAGATCCGTGGCGGCCACCTGCCAGGCCGTTTCCAGGGCCAGGCTCACGGCGATGATGCCACTTCCCGTCCCCACATCCACGCAACGCTCGATCTGCAGGCGCTGGCCTACATCCAGGGCCGCCTCCACCAGCAGCTCCGTTTCCGGGCGGGGAATCAAGGTATCGCGGGTGACCTTGAACCGGCGATCCCGGAAGAGACTCCACCCCAGAAGGTAGGCCCAGGGCTCCCCGGCCCGGCGGCGGCGGACCCAGTCACTGACCTGTCGGCGCACCTGGGCCGGGGCCGGTTCCATTCCGTGGATGGCCAACCAGCTGCGCGAGAGGCCGAGCCCCTCCTCGAACCAGCGGATGCTCTCCGCGTGGGCTTCGGACAGGTCGAGGAATTCGGCGAGGGCCGCGCTCAAGTCGAGGCGGAGCTGTCGGTAGGTCTGGACCATCCCTCCAGCCTATCGCGGGAGAGAGCCTCCAGAACCTCTGGATTTCAGGCCATCAAGGCCTTGGCGCGCTCCTGGCTCTGCTGGGCCACGATCTCGTGGAGGCTGCCGCCGTGGCTGTCCATGGTGACCACCAGGGGGAAGTCCTCCACCTCGATGATCCAGAACGCCTCAGGGCTGCCGAACTCCTCGAGCATCTTCACATCCACCACGCGCTTGCAGCGCTCGGCCAGCAGGCTGCCCGCCCCACCGGTGGCGTGAAGGTAGACGGCGCCGGTCTTCTGGAGGCCCTCGCTGGTCTTCTTGCCCATGCCGCCCTTGCCAATGACGCCGCGCACCTTGTAGGTCTCGATGACATCGGCCTGGTAGGGCTCCTCCCGGATGGAGGTGGTCGGACCCGCCGCCACGAAGCTGTAGTGGCCGTCCTCGTGCTTCTTCACGACGGGGCCGCAGTGGTAGATGACCATGTTCTCGAGGATGGGCTTCAGCCACTCGGGCTTCTGCTCTTTCATGTACTTGTGGCCCATGTCGCGGCTGAGGACGACGCGCCCGTTGAGCAGCACCTCGTCGCCCACCTTGAGCTGGCGGATCTGGTCTTC from Geothrix sp. includes these protein-coding regions:
- the flgM gene encoding flagellar biosynthesis anti-sigma factor FlgM; the protein is MRISGKPGGVSGSQSVSGSKGSATPSAAAVAPAPASDAVQVSSSAQLMAVAQEVLAVTPDIRAEKVEALKNQLDADAYHPDGEAVAEGLIREHLAKGHRS
- a CDS encoding rod-binding protein codes for the protein MIGLGALPTADPLTQAQGMKALPGPAEKTDKAARQFEGLLMGLLFQTMRKTVEPSGLLGDSGQSRSTYEYLMDQAVVDQAVSTGHGWGLADRLKESWNQHEKTDKKITTPDELRDSGKLPIGALSR
- a CDS encoding flagellar basal body P-ring protein FlgI — translated: MRIAALFLAALTLFGADAVKPEKKIESRLRDVARLQGVRGNQLLGYGVVVGLDGTGDKDQTKFTVQSLTNLLSRQGLTVNPTTVKVKNIAAVMVTAELPPFARTGSRIDVTVSSTGDAKSLAGGILLMTALQGPDSQTYAVAQGPLLVGGFSAAAGGASVTKNHPTVGRVPEGALIEREVGGNFNARNSLRYSLMEEDFTTAIRVVHSINEELGEKVAQPLDARTVDVQIPKEYQGRAVELVARLENLSVQLQPRARVVVNERTGTVILGSEVRIGAVSIVQGGLSIMVSSTPLVSQPAPFSQGKTVTATKKDVAAVEEKPKTLNVEPGVSVGKLAEMLNSMGVSPRDMVAILQAIKEAGALQAELRVL
- a CDS encoding flagellar basal body L-ring protein FlgH, whose product is MRKMLPIALVLVGIGCSIPRRHDPNLVKKPAIPLVEEAPAAQPLSEGSLWRDRPFVADLRAFRVNDLVTLRITESTNAISKADVTTKRDGSNKLSSPNLFGALSGFGIGSSTSDKTTANTNKFAGTGTTGRSATFTTVVTARVVKVIGNGNLIVEGYRDIQLNNETQRLYVAGMIDPNRLDKDNSIASGQVAELRIGYGGQGVVDETLKPGYISRLLAYIWPF
- the prmC gene encoding peptide chain release factor N(5)-glutamine methyltransferase, whose product is MVQTYRQLRLDLSAALAEFLDLSEAHAESIRWFEEGLGLSRSWLAIHGMEPAPAQVRRQVSDWVRRRRAGEPWAYLLGWSLFRDRRFKVTRDTLIPRPETELLVEAALDVGQRLQIERCVDVGTGSGIIAVSLALETAWQVAATDLSPGALAVARANAEALKAPVAFFEGSLLDPVPEPLGLVVANLPYVDPADQPSLQRELGFEPASALFAPDRGLALSAELLIQARKRQAPACLLEIGAGQGGELCRRALGAGWSKAMVHQDFAGYDRVLVTLA
- a CDS encoding FumA C-terminus/TtdB family hydratase beta subunit is translated as MIRLTTPITEDQIRQLKVGDEVLLNGRVVLSRDMGHKYMKEQKPEWLKPILENMVIYHCGPVVKKHEDGHYSFVAAGPTTSIREEPYQADVIETYKVRGVIGKGGMGKKTSEGLQKTGAVYLHATGGAGSLLAERCKRVVDVKMLEEFGSPEAFWIIEVEDFPLVVTMDSHGGSLHEIVAQQSQERAKALMA